The following coding sequences lie in one Actinomyces capricornis genomic window:
- the rsfS gene encoding ribosome silencing factor, giving the protein MPATDRAIELCVVAARAAAQKKAEEIIAIDVSDRLVLTDAFLIVSAANDRQVRAVVDAIDEAMIKAGAKRQMREGLTEAHWVLVDYQDVVVHIQQEQDREFYDLERLWKDCPRIALPAMDGEDEALGQDSPVAAGI; this is encoded by the coding sequence GTGCCCGCTACTGACCGTGCCATCGAGTTGTGCGTCGTCGCAGCCCGCGCCGCCGCGCAGAAGAAGGCTGAGGAGATCATCGCCATCGATGTCTCCGATCGCCTCGTCCTCACCGACGCCTTCCTCATCGTCTCGGCCGCCAACGACCGCCAGGTGCGTGCCGTCGTCGACGCGATCGATGAGGCGATGATCAAGGCGGGCGCCAAGCGCCAGATGCGCGAGGGCCTGACGGAGGCGCACTGGGTGCTGGTGGACTACCAGGACGTCGTCGTGCACATCCAGCAGGAGCAGGACCGCGAGTTCTACGACCTGGAGCGGCTGTGGAAGGACTGCCCGCGCATCGCCCTGCCCGCGATGGACGGGGAGGATGAGGCGCTGGGGCAGGACTCGCCGGTGGCGGCCGGGATCTGA
- a CDS encoding histidine phosphatase family protein translates to MTDLVLWRHGQTDYNHHKRVQGRIDIPLNEEGLAQAAAVAPALEALGPQRIVSSPLQRARGTARILAERCGMEVGIDDDLAERSFGQWEGLTRREIKAGWPEQYRRWRTGAEPEGVGVEARADVADRVGGALARLAQDAPEGEVIVVACHGSALTVGACRLLGLEPSAWFGLRGLDNSHYGVLRRSRREPGWALVAWNLG, encoded by the coding sequence GTGACGGATCTTGTTCTGTGGCGGCACGGCCAGACCGACTACAACCATCACAAGCGCGTCCAGGGGCGGATCGACATCCCGCTCAACGAGGAGGGGCTGGCTCAGGCGGCTGCGGTGGCCCCCGCCCTGGAGGCGCTGGGGCCGCAGCGGATCGTCTCCTCCCCGTTGCAGCGCGCGCGGGGCACGGCGCGCATCCTGGCCGAGCGCTGCGGGATGGAAGTGGGGATCGACGACGACCTGGCGGAGCGCTCCTTCGGGCAGTGGGAGGGCCTGACGCGCCGGGAGATCAAGGCCGGCTGGCCGGAGCAGTACCGGCGCTGGCGCACCGGGGCGGAGCCCGAGGGAGTGGGAGTGGAGGCCCGCGCTGATGTGGCCGACCGTGTTGGTGGGGCACTGGCACGCCTGGCGCAGGATGCGCCGGAGGGCGAGGTCATCGTGGTGGCCTGCCACGGCTCGGCGCTGACGGTGGGGGCGTGCCGGCTGCTGGGGCTGGAGCCCTCCGCCTGGTTCGGGCTCAGGGGGCTGGATAACAGCCACTACGGGGTGCTGCGCCGCTCTCGGCGGGAGCCGGGATGGGCGCTGGTGGCCTGGAACCTGGGGTGA
- a CDS encoding aldo/keto reductase, protein MSPMRTVPLGATGMRASNVISGMMRIADRSDEQIRALYDAAREVGIDVFDHADLYGFNHRGGGYHHCEQRFARALKLAPAEREQIILQTKTGIISDPWGYDHSYEHIVASAEESLRALGTDYLDILLLHRPDALVEPEEVARAFDHLESTGKVRSFGVSNHTPRQIDLLATAVSQPIVVNQVQLSITHSTIITQGLAANIVPSQDSLTRDGGGLVEHARIHSTTLQAWSPFHTGLGPGTLMDSPDHPELVEELRRLAEKYGAAPAAIAVAWIARHPAGIQTVVGTTTPQRLREAAAGSDIPLTRGEWYGLVRAAGHHVP, encoded by the coding sequence ATGAGCCCGATGAGGACAGTGCCCCTGGGCGCCACCGGGATGCGGGCATCCAATGTCATCTCCGGCATGATGCGCATCGCCGACCGCAGCGACGAGCAGATCCGCGCCCTGTACGACGCCGCGCGGGAGGTTGGCATCGATGTCTTCGACCACGCCGACCTCTACGGCTTCAACCACCGCGGGGGCGGCTACCACCACTGCGAGCAGCGCTTCGCCCGTGCACTGAAGCTCGCCCCCGCCGAGCGCGAGCAGATCATCCTTCAGACCAAGACCGGCATCATCTCCGATCCGTGGGGGTACGACCACTCCTACGAGCACATCGTCGCCTCCGCAGAGGAGTCGCTGAGGGCCCTGGGCACGGACTACCTCGACATCCTGCTGCTCCACCGCCCCGACGCCCTGGTCGAGCCCGAGGAGGTTGCCCGCGCATTCGACCACCTGGAGTCCACCGGCAAGGTCCGCTCCTTCGGGGTCTCCAACCACACCCCGCGCCAGATCGACCTGCTGGCCACCGCTGTGAGTCAGCCCATCGTCGTCAACCAGGTGCAGCTGTCGATCACCCATTCAACGATCATCACCCAGGGACTGGCCGCCAACATCGTCCCCTCCCAGGACTCGCTGACCCGCGACGGCGGCGGCCTGGTCGAGCACGCCCGTATCCACTCCACCACCCTCCAGGCCTGGTCGCCCTTCCACACGGGTCTGGGCCCCGGGACGCTCATGGACTCCCCGGACCACCCCGAGCTCGTTGAGGAGCTGCGCCGCCTCGCCGAGAAGTACGGTGCTGCGCCGGCAGCGATCGCCGTGGCATGGATCGCCCGACACCCCGCCGGCATCCAGACGGTCGTGGGCACCACAACCCCACAGCGCCTGCGTGAGGCGGCTGCCGGCTCGGATATCCCGCTGACCCGGGGCGAGTGGTACGGGCTCGTGCGCGCGGCCGGCCACCACGTGCCCTGA
- a CDS encoding MarC family protein, with the protein MDASSIIGSVVVLLAVMNPFLDVPRFLELTSGQSVAQRRRTALSVTLRCALIAVVLLVSSPVVVGGGGIHGMLSLSEAGLLAGGGLVIAIIALAMLRGQQSSITDGTQREKEGYSALKRISGYPLTFPLIMGPGTIVSILCLMLSAERSSGSAGLSAVAIAVIIALLVLGVSLMLAAGRGARPSEGLTAVMTRLSGLVLMVFGVGMVASIL; encoded by the coding sequence ATGGATGCATCATCAATCATCGGATCCGTCGTCGTCCTCCTTGCCGTGATGAACCCCTTCCTCGACGTCCCCCGGTTCTTGGAGCTCACCAGCGGGCAGTCGGTTGCCCAGCGCCGCCGGACCGCACTGAGCGTCACCCTGCGATGCGCGCTCATCGCAGTAGTGCTCCTCGTCTCCAGCCCCGTGGTGGTGGGCGGTGGCGGTATCCATGGCATGCTCAGCCTCAGCGAGGCCGGCCTCCTAGCCGGGGGAGGCCTCGTCATCGCCATCATCGCCCTGGCCATGCTCAGAGGACAGCAGTCCTCCATCACCGATGGCACGCAGCGCGAGAAGGAGGGCTACAGCGCCCTGAAGAGGATCTCCGGCTACCCCCTGACCTTCCCCCTCATCATGGGTCCCGGCACGATCGTGAGCATTCTGTGCCTCATGCTGTCGGCAGAGCGGTCCAGTGGTTCAGCAGGCCTGTCCGCTGTCGCCATCGCCGTGATCATCGCCCTCCTCGTGCTGGGCGTGAGCCTCATGCTGGCCGCGGGCCGGGGCGCGCGGCCCTCGGAGGGACTGACCGCCGTCATGACACGCCTGTCGGGCCTCGTCCTGATGGTCTTCGGCGTCGGCATGGTCGCCTCCATCCTGTGA
- a CDS encoding MerR family transcriptional regulator — translation MTETRLLRIGEFSTLTRLSVRMLRYYDAHGVLSPARIDAATGHRFYDAHQVVEARLVRQLRDVGFSVPAIAALLPLREDPQALGRALAVQRDQLTADAEAARRRVAEIDQLIAHVRRTLMTDITVTTHPAQHVVSLRRRINTYPDESRVWEQLMACVQEQGVPYTGGPCGAIFHDEEYREADIDIEVWQPAPRGARVAAPLTARELPAQRVAVAAFHGDYSQFEAQNAALAQYIAESGLQVDGPMYNRYLVSPADTQSPEDYVTEICVPVA, via the coding sequence ATGACCGAGACACGGCTGCTGCGCATCGGCGAGTTCTCCACCCTGACCAGGCTGTCGGTCCGCATGCTGCGGTACTACGACGCCCACGGCGTGCTGAGCCCCGCGCGCATCGACGCCGCCACCGGGCACCGGTTCTACGACGCCCACCAAGTCGTCGAGGCCAGGCTGGTGCGCCAGCTGCGCGACGTCGGCTTCTCCGTCCCGGCCATTGCCGCCCTGCTCCCGCTGCGCGAGGACCCCCAGGCCCTGGGGCGCGCGCTGGCCGTGCAGCGCGATCAGCTCACCGCCGACGCCGAGGCCGCCCGCCGCCGCGTCGCCGAGATCGACCAGCTCATCGCACACGTCAGGAGGACCCTCATGACCGACATCACCGTCACCACCCACCCCGCCCAGCACGTCGTCTCCCTGCGCAGGAGGATCAACACCTACCCCGATGAGTCCCGCGTCTGGGAGCAGCTGATGGCCTGCGTCCAGGAGCAGGGCGTGCCCTACACCGGGGGCCCCTGCGGCGCCATCTTCCACGACGAGGAGTACCGCGAGGCCGACATCGATATCGAGGTCTGGCAGCCCGCGCCCCGGGGCGCCCGCGTCGCCGCCCCGCTGACCGCCCGGGAGCTTCCCGCCCAGCGGGTGGCCGTGGCCGCCTTCCACGGCGACTACTCCCAGTTCGAGGCGCAGAACGCCGCCCTGGCCCAGTACATCGCCGAATCCGGCCTCCAGGTGGACGGACCCATGTACAACCGCTACCTGGTCAGCCCTGCCGACACCCAGAGCCCCGAGGACTACGTCACCGAGATCTGCGTGCCCGTGGCCTGA
- a CDS encoding DUF1540 domain-containing protein, translating to MATVTQITSCETTSCAFNHGGCTAFAITVGGDTGAPTCGTFINLDARGGLPVAEGHVGACQRLECVHNTDLMCTAEAVSVGGDTATCLSYEAR from the coding sequence ATGGCTACCGTCACCCAGATCACGTCCTGCGAAACCACCTCCTGCGCCTTCAACCACGGGGGCTGCACCGCTTTTGCCATCACGGTCGGCGGCGACACCGGTGCACCCACCTGCGGCACCTTCATCAACCTGGATGCGCGCGGCGGCCTCCCCGTGGCCGAGGGCCACGTGGGCGCCTGCCAGCGCCTGGAGTGCGTGCACAACACCGACCTCATGTGCACCGCTGAGGCGGTCAGCGTCGGCGGTGACACCGCCACCTGCCTGTCCTACGAGGCGCGCTGA
- the deoD gene encoding purine-nucleoside phosphorylase: MATPHIAAEPGDFAPAVLMPGDPRRAQRIAEMLMDDARLVTDVRGMLGFTGTVDGKPLSVMGSGMGQPSFTIYATELFSQFGVERIIRVGTAGGIAPRVKVGDVVIATGAHTDSAMNQLRIPGVNFSAVADFHLAQAAWEASRSAEAAQDGTVHAGPIISRDHFYFTPEGQTERLAAHGVLAVEMEAAALYGVAAEFGAQALAVLTISDHLLDHSEDMSAQERETRFTGALRLAVAAAHS; this comes from the coding sequence ATGGCCACACCCCATATCGCCGCCGAGCCCGGAGATTTCGCCCCCGCCGTCCTCATGCCCGGCGACCCCAGGCGCGCCCAGCGCATCGCCGAGATGCTCATGGACGACGCCCGCCTGGTCACCGATGTGCGCGGCATGCTGGGCTTCACCGGCACCGTGGATGGCAAGCCGCTGAGCGTCATGGGCTCGGGCATGGGCCAGCCCTCCTTCACCATCTACGCCACCGAGCTGTTCAGTCAGTTCGGGGTCGAGCGCATTATTCGCGTGGGCACGGCAGGCGGCATCGCCCCTCGGGTGAAGGTGGGCGACGTCGTCATCGCCACCGGCGCCCACACGGACTCGGCCATGAACCAGTTGCGCATCCCGGGGGTGAACTTCTCCGCGGTGGCCGACTTCCACCTGGCCCAGGCGGCCTGGGAGGCCTCCCGCAGTGCCGAGGCGGCACAGGACGGGACTGTTCACGCCGGCCCGATCATCTCCCGCGACCACTTCTACTTCACCCCCGAGGGCCAGACCGAGCGCCTGGCCGCTCACGGCGTCCTGGCGGTGGAGATGGAGGCCGCGGCCCTGTACGGCGTGGCGGCTGAGTTCGGTGCGCAGGCGCTGGCGGTACTGACGATCTCGGACCACCTGCTGGACCACTCCGAGGACATGAGCGCCCAGGAGCGCGAGACCCGCTTCACCGGCGCCCTGCGCCTGGCGGTGGCCGCAGCCCACAGCTAG
- a CDS encoding sodium-dependent transporter: MASSPAAPRGSHPSQAPAREQWSGQVGFLLAAVGSAIGLGNIWRFPGVAYSNGGGAFVVPYIIALIGVGIPVLFLDYAMGHRFRGSAPAAFRRVHAKLEWLGWFQVFICFIIMTYYAVVVAWALRYTIFSINTAWGQDAAGFFQSYIGLGELSSSGTPAYSFTPVAGVVIPLFIVWAFGIFTVARGVSNGVEKANRVFLPLLVVMFLALVGRALLLPGATDGLNALFTPNWEALSDHRVWMAAFGQIFFSLSVGFGIMLTYASYLKRRSNLVGTGTVAAFANSAFEILAGIGVFATLGFMAHAQNVEVSQLEDIAGVGLSFTTFPTVISQMPGGPIFGVLFFASFTMAGLTSFISIIQVVIAAVSEKLGLPTSSAVLLAGLPSALLSFVLFGTSSGLYTLDVVDAFINNIGVVFSAIVMCLALGIVLRRLPVIERHLNLVSESRLIGPWWRAVIMVAVPLLLGVMLVQTVSSYITEGYTPDYSRSFELLFGWGALLMVAIAATVMSVMRWATPVDDFTPLDLDALEEVK, encoded by the coding sequence ATGGCTTCATCTCCCGCAGCCCCACGGGGCTCACACCCATCCCAGGCGCCAGCGCGCGAGCAGTGGAGCGGCCAGGTCGGATTCCTCCTGGCCGCCGTCGGCTCGGCCATCGGCCTGGGCAATATCTGGCGCTTCCCCGGCGTGGCCTACAGCAACGGCGGCGGGGCCTTCGTGGTGCCCTACATCATCGCACTCATCGGTGTGGGCATCCCCGTGCTCTTCCTGGACTACGCGATGGGCCACCGCTTCCGCGGATCAGCCCCGGCGGCCTTCCGCCGTGTGCACGCCAAGCTCGAGTGGCTGGGCTGGTTCCAGGTCTTCATCTGCTTCATCATCATGACCTACTACGCGGTCGTGGTGGCCTGGGCCCTGCGATACACGATCTTCTCGATCAACACCGCCTGGGGCCAGGACGCCGCAGGCTTCTTCCAGAGCTATATCGGCCTGGGCGAGCTGTCCTCCAGTGGCACGCCCGCCTACTCCTTCACCCCGGTGGCCGGGGTCGTCATCCCGCTCTTCATCGTGTGGGCCTTCGGGATCTTCACCGTCGCCCGGGGCGTGTCCAACGGGGTGGAGAAGGCCAACCGCGTCTTCCTGCCCCTGCTGGTGGTCATGTTCCTGGCCCTCGTGGGCCGCGCGCTGCTGCTCCCGGGCGCCACGGACGGCCTCAACGCCCTGTTCACCCCCAACTGGGAGGCCTTGAGCGACCACCGTGTCTGGATGGCGGCCTTCGGGCAGATCTTCTTCTCCCTGTCCGTGGGCTTCGGCATCATGCTGACCTACGCCTCCTACCTCAAGCGCCGCTCGAACCTCGTGGGCACCGGGACGGTGGCGGCCTTCGCCAACTCCGCCTTCGAGATCCTGGCGGGAATCGGGGTCTTCGCCACCCTGGGCTTCATGGCCCACGCCCAGAACGTGGAGGTCTCCCAGCTGGAGGACATCGCGGGGGTGGGGCTGTCCTTCACCACCTTCCCCACCGTCATCTCCCAGATGCCCGGGGGCCCGATCTTCGGGGTGCTCTTCTTCGCCTCCTTCACCATGGCGGGCCTGACCTCCTTCATCTCCATCATCCAGGTGGTCATCGCCGCGGTCTCCGAGAAGCTCGGACTGCCCACCAGCAGCGCGGTCCTCCTGGCCGGACTGCCCTCGGCGCTGCTGTCCTTCGTCCTGTTCGGCACCTCCTCGGGCCTGTACACCCTGGATGTGGTCGACGCCTTCATCAACAACATCGGCGTCGTCTTCTCCGCCATCGTCATGTGCCTGGCGCTGGGGATCGTCCTGCGCCGCCTGCCGGTCATCGAGCGCCACCTCAACCTGGTCTCGGAGTCCCGGTTGATCGGCCCCTGGTGGCGGGCGGTCATCATGGTCGCGGTCCCGCTGCTGCTGGGCGTCATGCTCGTCCAGACCGTCTCGTCCTATATCACTGAGGGCTACACCCCCGACTACTCCCGGTCCTTCGAGCTGCTCTTCGGGTGGGGCGCGCTGCTCATGGTCGCCATCGCCGCGACGGTGATGAGTGTGATGCGGTGGGCCACGCCGGTCGACGACTTCACCCCGCTGGACCTCGATGCCCTCGAGGAGGTGAAGTGA
- a CDS encoding methionine/alanine import family NSS transporter small subunit, which yields MTGAAIALMLTAVVIIWGGLAVSVTALISRGRREERDAREQASRLAHSHLRGTSATGTEE from the coding sequence ATGACCGGAGCGGCGATCGCTCTCATGCTCACCGCCGTCGTCATCATCTGGGGCGGCCTGGCGGTCTCGGTGACCGCACTGATCTCCCGGGGGCGCCGGGAGGAGCGCGACGCCCGTGAGCAGGCCTCACGGCTCGCCCACAGCCACCTGCGCGGCACGAGTGCCACGGGCACTGAGGAGTGA